A single region of the Jatrophihabitans sp. GAS493 genome encodes:
- a CDS encoding glycoside hydrolase family 2 TIM barrel-domain containing protein: MHDSSAPLTSVLPGSGRCRPRARLVSDARRLDLTGTWRFRWSPTADDPSTGFERPEFDDTAWDEIAVPGHWQLQGGDDRRYGSPNYTNVLYPFPVEPPFVPDENPTGEYRRTFELDGAELDDHWRRAVLRFDGVDSHFALWCNGVEVGFATGSRLTTEFSIGELLRPGPNVIAVRVHQWSAASYLEDQDMWWLSGIFRDVTLIERALNPLDDVFVHADYDAASGSATLRVNTSAPALISCIELGLDSVDPDVAHRLDGVTPWTAETPHLYDVTVATEGESVLVRVGFRRVAIVDGVFTVNGSPILLRGVNRHEWHPDHGRVMDAETMLADVRLMKQHNINAVRTSHYPPHPDFLDLCDEYGLWVVLECDLETHGFEPNEWRHNPSDDPKWQGALLDRIERTVERDKNHASIIIWSLGNESGHGANLASMAEWVRHRDPNRPIHYEGDWDSAYVDVYSRMYATHAEVEAIGRGDEPMTIDPANDEHRRAIPFMQCEYAHAMGNGPGGLTEYQELFEKYPRIMGGFVWEWIDHGVRQQTADGVEYFAYGGDFGEERSDGNFITDGLVFPDRRPSPGLIEFKKVIEPVRIGVTGDGINIRNGRDFADTGDLRFVWEISEEGWVLGAGELLVAAVPAGREANVALPDLVEAAVQSAAGEVWLTVRGVLAADQPWAPAGHEITWGQGALATPARAGAPVTDDLDRSAFDARSGRLLRIGGVAVVGPQLDVWRAPTDNDRGEHGVAMEPVWRRLGLHRMRHRTIDVDFQRQRLEVRTRVAASSSDLGLLVTYLWSPLTDDGLRLDVEVAPEGEWPAPLPRLGLLLELPSRITDVEWFGGGPGEAYRDSGAAARVGRHRLSVDDWQTPYVYPQENGSRRGVRWTRLVDSAGDGILIEGAPTVELTVRRWTSHDLERARHTFELRPRDAVYVNVDLAQNGLGTASCGPGVLPQHQLRVEPASFSVRLTPISSATARTR; encoded by the coding sequence ATGCACGACTCCTCCGCTCCGCTGACTTCGGTCCTGCCGGGGTCCGGACGATGCCGGCCGCGCGCCCGGCTGGTCAGCGACGCGCGCCGCCTCGATCTCACCGGCACCTGGCGGTTTCGCTGGAGCCCCACCGCCGACGATCCATCGACCGGGTTCGAGCGGCCGGAGTTCGACGACACAGCCTGGGATGAGATAGCGGTTCCCGGCCATTGGCAGCTCCAGGGCGGTGACGATCGAAGGTACGGATCCCCGAACTACACGAATGTGCTGTACCCGTTCCCGGTCGAGCCGCCGTTCGTCCCGGACGAGAATCCGACCGGGGAGTACCGGCGCACGTTCGAACTCGATGGGGCCGAGCTCGATGACCACTGGCGCCGCGCCGTGCTCCGCTTCGACGGCGTCGACTCGCACTTCGCGCTCTGGTGCAACGGGGTCGAGGTCGGCTTCGCCACCGGCAGCCGCCTCACCACCGAGTTTTCGATCGGCGAGTTGCTGCGCCCGGGCCCGAACGTCATCGCGGTACGCGTGCACCAGTGGTCGGCGGCCAGCTACCTCGAGGATCAGGACATGTGGTGGCTGTCGGGCATCTTCCGCGACGTCACGCTGATCGAGCGCGCGCTCAACCCGCTCGATGACGTCTTCGTCCACGCCGACTACGACGCGGCGTCCGGCTCGGCCACCCTGCGCGTGAATACGAGTGCTCCCGCGCTGATCAGCTGCATCGAGCTGGGACTGGATTCGGTCGACCCGGATGTCGCGCACCGGCTCGACGGCGTCACACCGTGGACGGCCGAGACCCCACACCTCTACGACGTGACGGTGGCTACCGAGGGCGAGTCGGTGCTGGTGCGGGTCGGATTCCGGCGTGTGGCGATCGTCGACGGGGTCTTCACCGTCAACGGCTCGCCGATCCTGCTGCGCGGGGTGAACCGTCATGAGTGGCATCCCGACCACGGCCGGGTCATGGACGCCGAGACGATGCTGGCCGACGTGCGGCTGATGAAGCAGCACAACATCAATGCGGTGCGCACCAGCCACTACCCTCCGCATCCTGATTTCCTCGACCTCTGCGACGAGTACGGGCTATGGGTGGTGCTCGAGTGCGACCTGGAGACGCACGGCTTCGAACCCAATGAATGGCGGCACAATCCCTCCGATGACCCGAAGTGGCAGGGCGCGCTGCTGGACCGGATCGAACGCACGGTGGAGCGGGACAAGAACCACGCCTCGATCATCATCTGGTCGCTGGGCAATGAGTCGGGGCACGGCGCCAACCTGGCCTCGATGGCCGAATGGGTGCGGCACCGGGACCCGAACCGGCCGATTCACTACGAGGGTGACTGGGACAGCGCCTACGTCGACGTGTACAGCCGGATGTATGCCACCCACGCCGAGGTGGAGGCGATCGGACGCGGGGATGAGCCGATGACCATCGACCCGGCCAACGACGAACACCGGCGCGCCATCCCCTTCATGCAGTGCGAGTACGCACACGCGATGGGTAACGGCCCCGGCGGCCTCACCGAGTACCAGGAACTCTTCGAGAAGTATCCGCGAATCATGGGTGGATTCGTCTGGGAGTGGATCGACCACGGCGTGCGCCAGCAGACCGCCGACGGTGTCGAGTACTTCGCCTACGGCGGCGACTTCGGTGAGGAGCGCAGCGACGGCAACTTCATCACCGACGGCCTCGTCTTCCCCGACCGTCGCCCCTCGCCCGGCCTCATCGAGTTCAAGAAGGTCATCGAGCCGGTGCGGATAGGCGTCACCGGCGACGGCATCAACATTCGCAACGGGCGGGACTTCGCCGACACCGGCGACCTGCGCTTCGTGTGGGAGATCTCCGAGGAGGGTTGGGTGCTCGGTGCGGGGGAGTTGCTGGTCGCAGCAGTGCCCGCTGGGCGGGAGGCGAACGTTGCGCTGCCCGATCTGGTGGAGGCGGCCGTTCAGAGTGCGGCCGGCGAGGTGTGGCTCACCGTCCGCGGCGTCCTCGCCGCCGACCAGCCGTGGGCGCCGGCCGGCCATGAGATCACCTGGGGACAGGGTGCGCTCGCGACCCCGGCTCGGGCCGGTGCCCCGGTGACCGATGACCTCGACCGATCGGCCTTCGACGCTCGCTCCGGCCGGCTGCTGCGAATCGGTGGCGTGGCCGTGGTCGGCCCGCAGTTGGATGTGTGGCGCGCTCCGACTGACAACGATCGCGGTGAGCACGGAGTCGCGATGGAGCCGGTATGGCGCCGACTCGGCCTGCACCGGATGCGCCATCGCACAATCGACGTCGACTTCCAGCGGCAGCGGCTTGAGGTACGCACCCGCGTGGCCGCCTCCTCGAGTGATCTCGGGCTCTTGGTGACCTACCTCTGGAGCCCGCTGACCGACGATGGGCTGCGGTTGGATGTAGAGGTCGCGCCCGAGGGCGAGTGGCCGGCGCCGCTGCCCCGCCTCGGTCTGCTGCTGGAGCTTCCGAGCAGGATCACCGATGTGGAATGGTTCGGCGGCGGCCCGGGTGAGGCGTACCGCGACAGTGGGGCCGCCGCACGAGTGGGGCGGCACCGACTGAGCGTCGACGATTGGCAGACGCCCTACGTCTACCCCCAGGAGAACGGCAGCCGTCGCGGTGTGCGCTGGACCCGACTCGTCGATTCGGCGGGAGACGGGATCCTAATCGAGGGTGCGCCGACGGTCGAGCTGACGGTCCGGCGGTGGACGAGCCACGATCTGGAGCGCGCTCGGCACACCTTCGAGCTGAGGCCGCGGGACGCCGTATACGTCAACGTGGACCTGGCCCAGAACGGGCTCGGCACCGCCTCCTGCGGCCCCGGTGTGCTGCCTCAGCACCAGCTGCGGGTTGAGCCGGCCTCCTTCTCCGTGCGATTGACCCCCATCTCGTCGGCCACGGCGCGGACCCGATGA
- a CDS encoding carbohydrate ABC transporter permease, with translation MSLATEVPSAADLDPIGAARKPVSHAKHHFGVHIFLIVMSIVWLIPLLWTLYTSLRPKEETDKYGYWSWPRTLTLHNFTQAWTQGGFSHSVMNSVYIVIPAVLLTLFFASMMAFAVARFSWKFNVTLLIVFTAGNMLPPQVLAAPLFEMFRHTPIPYSISDSGDLLNTYYSVIAVNVAFQLGFCTFVLSNYMKALPMELTEAAMVDGAGVWRQYRQIIMPLCRPALAALGTLEVIWIYNDFFWALLFINAGDRLPVTTAINNLKGQFLTDYGLLAAGATITLIPTLVIYLLLQRQFVAGLTLGGSKG, from the coding sequence ATGTCTCTCGCCACTGAGGTACCGTCGGCGGCCGACCTGGACCCGATCGGCGCGGCGAGGAAGCCGGTCAGCCACGCCAAGCATCACTTCGGGGTGCACATCTTCCTCATCGTGATGTCGATCGTCTGGCTGATCCCGCTGCTGTGGACGCTCTACACGTCACTGCGGCCGAAGGAGGAGACCGACAAGTACGGCTACTGGAGTTGGCCGCGAACCCTGACGCTGCACAACTTCACCCAGGCCTGGACCCAGGGCGGCTTCTCGCACTCGGTGATGAACTCGGTCTACATCGTGATTCCGGCCGTGCTGCTGACGCTCTTCTTCGCCTCGATGATGGCCTTCGCGGTGGCCCGCTTCTCCTGGAAGTTCAACGTAACGCTGCTGATCGTCTTCACCGCCGGAAACATGCTGCCGCCGCAGGTGCTGGCTGCGCCGTTGTTCGAGATGTTCCGGCACACGCCCATTCCGTACAGCATCAGTGACTCCGGTGACCTGCTGAACACCTACTACAGCGTCATCGCGGTCAACGTCGCCTTCCAACTGGGCTTCTGCACCTTCGTGCTGAGCAACTACATGAAGGCGCTGCCGATGGAGCTCACCGAGGCCGCGATGGTCGACGGCGCGGGCGTGTGGCGTCAGTACCGGCAGATCATCATGCCGCTCTGCCGCCCGGCGCTGGCCGCCCTGGGCACCCTGGAGGTCATCTGGATCTACAACGACTTCTTCTGGGCGCTGCTGTTCATCAACGCCGGAGACCGGCTGCCCGTGACGACGGCGATCAACAATCTCAAGGGACAGTTCCTCACCGACTACGGTCTGCTGGCGGCCGGAGCCACCATCACCCTCATCCCGACGCTGGTCATCTACCTGCTGCTTCAGCGGCAGTTCGTCGCCGGCCTGACGCTCGGCGGCAGCAAGGGTTGA
- a CDS encoding carbohydrate ABC transporter permease, with protein sequence MTSDTRPVDAPKRKNRHVQRLTKRDKITLAVMVSIPVLIEAVLIWIPTVLSILLSFTTWNGLSLSNIRSAGFSNYTFVFRTYPPFWPAIEHNLLWLLFLSFVATPIGLLLAVLLDQQLRGSRIYQTVFFIPVMMSLALVGIIWQLMYSRDLGLINSVLGTAGHKNAIDWLGDSSINIWAALIAATWKHVGYIMILYLAGLKGIDPSIKEAAAIDGASATQTFFQVVFPAMRPINIVVVVITIIESLRAFDIVYVFNGGTNGLELISALVIQNLVGEGQVIGVGSALAVILLVVALIPIVTYLSRTFRKEER encoded by the coding sequence GTGACCAGCGATACTCGACCTGTCGACGCGCCCAAACGCAAGAACCGCCACGTCCAGCGATTGACCAAGCGCGACAAGATCACGCTCGCGGTCATGGTGTCGATCCCGGTGTTGATCGAAGCGGTCCTGATCTGGATCCCGACCGTCCTGTCGATACTTCTCTCCTTCACGACCTGGAACGGCCTGAGTCTCAGCAACATCAGATCGGCCGGTTTCAGCAACTACACTTTCGTCTTCCGCACCTATCCACCGTTCTGGCCGGCCATCGAGCACAACCTGCTCTGGTTGCTGTTCCTCTCCTTCGTGGCGACACCGATCGGGCTGCTGCTGGCCGTGCTGCTCGACCAGCAGCTACGGGGCAGCCGCATCTATCAGACCGTCTTCTTCATTCCGGTCATGATGTCGCTGGCGCTGGTCGGCATCATCTGGCAGTTGATGTACTCCCGCGATCTGGGGCTGATCAACAGCGTGCTGGGCACGGCTGGGCACAAGAACGCGATCGACTGGCTCGGCGACTCCAGCATCAATATCTGGGCCGCCCTCATCGCTGCCACCTGGAAGCACGTCGGCTACATCATGATCCTGTACTTGGCCGGCCTGAAGGGGATTGATCCCTCCATCAAGGAGGCGGCGGCCATCGACGGCGCGAGTGCCACCCAGACGTTCTTCCAGGTCGTCTTCCCGGCTATGCGCCCGATCAACATCGTCGTCGTGGTCATCACCATCATCGAGTCACTGCGTGCCTTCGACATCGTCTACGTCTTCAACGGAGGCACCAACGGCCTGGAGCTGATCAGCGCCCTGGTCATCCAGAACCTCGTCGGTGAGGGACAGGTGATCGGCGTCGGCTCGGCCCTGGCCGTGATCCTGCTGGTCGTCGCGCTCATCCCCATCGTCACCTACTTGTCCCGCACGTTCCGAAAGGAGGAGCGCTGA
- a CDS encoding ABC transporter substrate-binding protein — MSGELPNLAGFNPGRRTFLKGMAAGIAGIGAIPLLDACTGGSSGGSGSSTSKTTTLGSSASDDVPKKAIAGMVSAFEASSGDKVTINTKAHNDFQNQINSYLQGSPDDGFTWFAGYRMKYYASKGLVAPLDDVWEKIGTENFSDGILAASTGDDGKKYFVPNYNYPWAVFYRKSVFAAKGYEVPTTWDAYKALAVKMQKDGLIPIAFADKDGWPAMGTFDYLNMRLNGYQFHVDLMAHKESWDQQKVKDVFDEWKAILPYTSPGALGLTWEEAAGSIANGKAGMYLLGSFVTQQFTDPAVLADVDFFPFPALAEANGQDAIEAPIDGFMLSKKGGDNGAAKAMLEYFGSADGQNAYAKLDPSNVATNKKADTSTFTPIQAKAQKVIAEAKNISQFLDRDALPAFANNTMIPALQTFLKDGNFDTKNVEAQAKTLYAQQ, encoded by the coding sequence ATGTCCGGAGAACTACCCAACTTGGCCGGGTTCAACCCAGGCCGCCGCACGTTCTTGAAAGGCATGGCCGCCGGCATCGCCGGCATCGGAGCCATCCCGCTGCTGGACGCCTGCACCGGTGGCAGTTCGGGCGGGTCCGGTTCGTCGACCTCCAAGACGACCACGCTGGGATCGAGTGCCTCCGACGACGTACCGAAGAAAGCGATCGCCGGAATGGTGAGCGCCTTCGAGGCATCCTCGGGCGACAAGGTCACCATCAACACCAAGGCGCACAACGACTTCCAGAACCAGATCAACAGCTATCTGCAGGGCAGCCCGGACGACGGCTTCACCTGGTTCGCGGGCTACCGGATGAAGTACTACGCAAGCAAGGGTCTGGTCGCTCCGCTCGACGACGTCTGGGAGAAGATCGGCACCGAGAACTTCAGCGACGGCATCCTCGCCGCCTCTACCGGCGACGACGGCAAGAAGTACTTCGTGCCGAACTACAACTATCCGTGGGCGGTCTTCTACCGCAAGAGCGTCTTCGCAGCGAAGGGCTACGAGGTGCCGACCACCTGGGACGCCTACAAGGCGCTCGCGGTCAAGATGCAGAAGGACGGGCTGATTCCGATCGCCTTCGCCGACAAGGACGGCTGGCCGGCGATGGGTACGTTCGACTACCTGAACATGCGCCTGAACGGCTACCAGTTCCATGTCGACCTGATGGCCCACAAGGAGTCGTGGGACCAGCAGAAGGTCAAAGACGTCTTCGACGAGTGGAAGGCGATCCTGCCCTACACGTCGCCGGGTGCGCTCGGGCTCACCTGGGAGGAGGCCGCCGGTTCCATCGCCAACGGCAAGGCCGGCATGTACCTGCTCGGATCGTTCGTCACCCAGCAGTTCACCGACCCGGCGGTGCTGGCCGATGTCGACTTCTTCCCCTTCCCAGCACTGGCCGAGGCCAATGGTCAGGACGCCATCGAGGCTCCGATCGACGGGTTCATGCTCTCGAAGAAGGGCGGCGACAACGGCGCGGCCAAGGCAATGCTCGAATACTTCGGCAGCGCGGACGGGCAGAACGCCTACGCCAAACTCGACCCGAGCAATGTCGCCACCAACAAGAAGGCCGACACCTCGACCTTCACCCCGATCCAGGCCAAGGCGCAGAAGGTCATCGCCGAGGCGAAGAACATCTCGCAGTTCCTGGACCGCGACGCGCTCCCCGCCTTCGCCAACAACACCATGATCCCGGCGCTGCAGACCTTCCTGAAGGACGGCAACTTCGACACCAAGAACGTGGAAGCCCAGGCCAAGACGTTGTACGCCCAGCAGTAG
- a CDS encoding alpha-galactosidase — MSAELSSPSAISVGSDRGTELILTSVPGALPRAVRLGPVTAGLTAADSVRAVGLAGPSPSVHHAAGRALPILPEVSQGWLGQPGLRGHRMTGADWSSAFAVRRITPEPSPESAATRGLRVEAEDPLRGLRLTTEVESVAGGAIRIRHRLENLQETAYFLDTLDVCVPLPDRTGEILDLTGRWGRERSPQRRPIADGVWLREGRSGKTGPESATLLTVGTDGFGFGHGEVWGVHLAWSGNSRHFVERSSSGLTVLGAGELLLPGEVILAQGDSYSTPWVYFTASGAGLDGLAAQLHDHLRAANPPSPAPRPVTCNVWEAVYFDHDLTRLTELADRAAEIGIERFVLDDGWFGGRRHDRAGLGDWRVSEEVWPNGLGPIVDHVRGLGLQFGLWFEPEMVNADSDLYRAHPKWVLGVPDRPLPEFRHQLVLDLGRPEVQDHLFDQMHAVLAGYGIGYVKWDHNRALGDGASAFRGGAAGVRQQTLGFYRLLDRLRDAHPDVQWESCGSGGGRIDLGVLERTDRVWTSDMTDALSRQLIQRWTAQLVAPEYLGAHVSASPNHQTGRELSLDFRASTAFFGDFGVEWDITTATEDERSRLAEWITLYKRHRGVLHGGRMVRVDTVDDARWIYGVHTHDQTEAVFAYAQLDESTHDPEPFRVTGLDPTRSYRASQIAPIQRSGPPERGDYRWPGEGMVLSGAALAVVGLPAPARWPLSSLLIHLTQA, encoded by the coding sequence TTGAGCGCGGAACTCTCGTCCCCGTCGGCGATCAGCGTGGGCAGTGACCGAGGAACCGAACTCATCCTGACCTCGGTCCCCGGTGCGCTGCCGCGAGCGGTGCGCCTCGGACCGGTCACCGCCGGGCTCACCGCGGCGGACAGCGTTCGGGCGGTCGGCCTGGCCGGCCCCTCCCCCTCGGTCCACCACGCCGCCGGCCGGGCGCTGCCGATCCTGCCGGAGGTCTCCCAGGGCTGGCTCGGCCAACCCGGGTTACGCGGGCACCGCATGACCGGTGCCGACTGGTCCAGCGCCTTCGCCGTTCGCCGGATAACCCCCGAACCGAGTCCCGAATCCGCCGCCACCCGCGGTCTGCGGGTTGAGGCTGAGGACCCGTTGCGCGGACTACGCCTGACCACCGAGGTCGAGAGCGTCGCCGGTGGCGCGATCCGTATCCGACATCGCCTGGAGAACCTTCAGGAAACCGCTTACTTTCTCGATACCCTCGACGTCTGTGTGCCGCTGCCCGACCGCACCGGCGAGATCCTCGACCTGACCGGACGCTGGGGGCGGGAGCGCTCCCCGCAGCGGCGGCCGATCGCCGACGGCGTCTGGCTGCGCGAGGGCCGCAGTGGAAAGACCGGCCCGGAGTCGGCGACGCTGCTCACCGTCGGCACCGACGGCTTCGGTTTTGGTCACGGCGAGGTCTGGGGCGTGCACCTGGCCTGGAGCGGTAATTCCCGGCATTTCGTTGAGCGTTCCTCCTCCGGCCTGACCGTTCTCGGTGCGGGTGAGCTACTGCTGCCGGGCGAGGTGATACTCGCCCAAGGCGACTCGTACAGCACTCCGTGGGTCTACTTCACCGCGTCCGGCGCGGGCCTTGACGGGCTCGCCGCCCAACTGCACGACCACCTGCGCGCGGCCAACCCGCCCTCGCCGGCCCCACGTCCGGTGACGTGCAATGTGTGGGAGGCGGTCTACTTCGACCACGACCTGACCCGGCTGACCGAGCTCGCCGATCGCGCCGCCGAGATCGGCATCGAACGCTTCGTACTCGACGACGGGTGGTTCGGCGGGCGGCGCCACGATCGGGCCGGGCTCGGCGACTGGCGCGTGTCGGAGGAGGTATGGCCGAACGGCCTCGGGCCGATCGTCGATCACGTGCGGGGCCTGGGCCTGCAGTTCGGTCTCTGGTTCGAACCCGAGATGGTGAACGCCGACTCCGATCTCTATCGGGCGCACCCCAAGTGGGTCCTCGGCGTGCCGGACCGGCCGCTGCCTGAGTTTCGCCACCAGCTGGTGCTCGATCTCGGTCGGCCAGAGGTGCAGGATCACCTCTTCGACCAGATGCACGCCGTCTTGGCCGGCTACGGCATCGGTTACGTGAAGTGGGACCACAACCGCGCGCTCGGCGACGGGGCGTCGGCCTTCCGCGGTGGTGCGGCGGGGGTCCGCCAGCAGACCCTCGGTTTCTATCGGCTCCTGGATCGGCTTCGCGACGCGCACCCCGACGTGCAGTGGGAGTCGTGCGGCTCGGGCGGTGGCCGGATAGACCTCGGCGTGCTGGAGCGCACCGACCGGGTCTGGACCTCGGACATGACCGACGCCCTCTCCCGGCAACTGATCCAGCGCTGGACCGCCCAGCTGGTCGCCCCGGAGTACCTCGGCGCGCACGTGAGCGCCTCACCCAACCATCAGACCGGTCGCGAACTGTCGCTGGACTTCCGCGCATCCACCGCATTCTTCGGCGACTTCGGCGTCGAGTGGGACATCACCACCGCGACCGAGGACGAACGCTCCCGCCTGGCCGAGTGGATCACGCTCTACAAACGGCACCGCGGCGTACTGCACGGCGGCCGGATGGTCCGCGTCGACACCGTCGACGACGCCCGCTGGATCTATGGCGTACACACCCACGACCAGACTGAGGCCGTCTTCGCATACGCGCAGTTGGACGAGTCGACGCACGACCCGGAGCCGTTTCGAGTCACCGGCCTGGATCCCACGCGCTCCTATCGGGCCAGCCAGATCGCGCCGATCCAGCGCTCCGGGCCACCCGAACGGGGCGACTATCGATGGCCGGGTGAAGGGATGGTCCTCTCCGGCGCCGCCCTTGCCGTCGTCGGCCTGCCGGCCCCGGCGCGGTGGCCGCTGAGCTCGCTGCTGATCCACCTGACCCAGGCATAA
- a CDS encoding DeoR/GlpR family DNA-binding transcription regulator, with protein MLASQRHTTIMDEIRRTGAVRVQDLTAQLGVSDMTIRRDLEQLAERGLVHKVHGGAVLTLNSSVELGFETKAKLQLPSKSAIAQMAATLIRPGSAIALSAGTTTWNLASLVAKIPGLTIVTNSTTVADLIANTPGAGDQTLILTGGVRTPSAALVGPVADLSLRSLHVDQLFLGAHGMHPTAGFTTPNLAEAETNRALIECASQVVVCADSTKWGSVGLASFGALSTAHVLITDDGLSDDAASLLREKVGKLRMAKLSHEDSPTIVG; from the coding sequence ATGTTGGCCAGCCAGCGCCACACAACGATCATGGATGAGATCCGCCGAACCGGTGCGGTTCGGGTGCAGGACCTGACCGCACAGCTCGGCGTCTCGGATATGACAATCCGGCGCGATCTCGAACAACTCGCCGAGCGGGGTCTGGTCCACAAGGTGCACGGCGGGGCGGTGCTGACGCTGAACTCCTCGGTGGAGCTCGGCTTCGAGACCAAGGCAAAGCTGCAACTGCCATCCAAGTCGGCCATCGCCCAGATGGCCGCGACGCTGATCCGCCCCGGCTCGGCGATTGCCCTCTCGGCCGGAACGACCACCTGGAACCTCGCCTCCCTGGTCGCGAAGATCCCCGGGCTGACGATCGTCACCAACTCGACGACCGTGGCCGACCTGATCGCCAACACTCCCGGCGCCGGCGACCAGACGCTCATTCTCACCGGTGGAGTCCGTACCCCGAGCGCCGCACTGGTCGGCCCGGTGGCTGACCTCAGCCTGCGCAGCCTGCACGTCGACCAGCTCTTCCTCGGCGCCCACGGTATGCACCCGACGGCCGGCTTCACCACCCCGAACCTGGCCGAGGCCGAGACCAACCGGGCCCTGATCGAGTGCGCCAGCCAGGTCGTTGTCTGTGCCGACTCAACCAAGTGGGGATCGGTCGGCCTCGCCTCCTTCGGCGCCCTCTCGACGGCTCACGTGCTGATCACCGACGACGGACTCAGCGACGACGCCGCGTCGCTACTTCGGGAGAAGGTCGGGAAGCTGCGGATGGCGAAGCTCTCGCACGAAGACAGCCCGACGATCGTCGGCTGA
- the galK gene encoding galactokinase, whose protein sequence is MTHSHEEQPVVGVETGVGMAPGRINLIGEHTDYNAGFVLPFAIEQHCLARIRPTVDAASDAPLIVHSRQSDSRVEIARGDVVPGAAWIDGPSGWAAYAAGALWALVDAGILPRGALAAEVELDSTVPIGAGLSSSAAIDCSVVVAADRLFGLGLPPAQIAQLATVAETRFVRAPTGGMDQLVSVLAERDHALFCDMRSLQTELIHFDPSANGLEVLVVDSRAPHQLVAGEYRNRRLACEAAARQFGVPALRDIDEEELPRRLAGLDDDVLRRRARHVVTENARVLQTVELLRGGRIREIGPLLVASHASMRDDFEITVAEVDLAVEVLLAGGVLGARMTGGGFGGCVIALAEAGTSAALATAVDEAYAARGFSPPAHFVAHPGDGAVALAR, encoded by the coding sequence TTGACGCACAGCCACGAAGAGCAGCCGGTGGTCGGGGTTGAGACGGGTGTCGGGATGGCGCCGGGGCGTATCAACCTCATCGGCGAACACACCGACTACAACGCGGGATTCGTCCTGCCCTTCGCGATCGAACAGCACTGTCTGGCCCGGATCCGGCCGACGGTTGACGCCGCCTCCGACGCGCCGCTGATCGTCCACTCCCGGCAATCCGACAGCCGCGTCGAGATTGCGCGAGGCGACGTCGTGCCGGGCGCGGCTTGGATCGACGGGCCGTCCGGCTGGGCGGCCTACGCCGCCGGGGCGCTCTGGGCCCTGGTCGACGCCGGCATCCTGCCACGCGGCGCGCTGGCCGCAGAGGTCGAGCTGGACAGCACAGTTCCGATCGGAGCCGGCCTCTCCTCCTCGGCCGCCATCGACTGTTCGGTGGTCGTCGCCGCCGACCGTCTCTTCGGGCTAGGGCTCCCGCCGGCCCAGATCGCCCAGCTGGCAACCGTCGCCGAGACCCGGTTCGTCCGTGCGCCGACCGGCGGGATGGACCAGCTCGTCTCCGTCCTCGCCGAACGTGACCACGCGCTCTTCTGCGACATGCGCAGCCTGCAGACCGAGCTGATCCACTTCGACCCATCGGCGAACGGGCTGGAGGTGCTGGTGGTTGACTCCCGGGCGCCCCATCAACTGGTGGCCGGCGAGTACCGCAACCGCCGGCTGGCCTGCGAAGCCGCGGCTCGTCAGTTCGGTGTGCCCGCGCTACGGGACATCGACGAGGAGGAGCTCCCCCGGCGGCTGGCCGGTCTCGACGACGATGTGCTGCGGCGCCGGGCTCGGCACGTTGTCACCGAGAACGCCCGGGTTCTGCAGACGGTCGAGTTGCTGCGCGGCGGGCGCATCCGAGAGATCGGCCCGCTGCTCGTCGCCTCACACGCCTCCATGCGCGACGACTTCGAGATCACCGTGGCCGAGGTCGACCTCGCCGTCGAGGTGCTCCTCGCCGGCGGGGTGCTCGGAGCCCGCATGACCGGTGGCGGCTTCGGCGGTTGCGTCATCGCGCTCGCCGAGGCCGGCACGTCGGCGGCGCTGGCCACAGCCGTCGACGAGGCCTACGCCGCGCGGGGCTTCAGCCCGCCGGCCCACTTCGTGGCCCACCCCGGTGACGGCGCCGTGGCGCTGGCTCGGTAG